The proteins below are encoded in one region of Salvelinus namaycush isolate Seneca chromosome 32, SaNama_1.0, whole genome shotgun sequence:
- the LOC120027214 gene encoding relaxin-3 receptor 1-like, translating into MSEADFQRLELFNTTLCRYREDPSCNHSHLNFHDTSMVYDLDFPGDGSPWLRIIISVVYCTVAIIGLLGNLLVLHLLCSTRTIFKSTINFFVFNLALADLLLSLVLSFWAVDIALDYSWPFGLTMCKAVSLLTGLNVYASCFFLTAMSLTRYCSVATALKPAAPLGRKLCDSRVTTALIWAGALVFALPRALFADLNRVGMSSDTACLLRFPKGTNWLAVNQLLRLLFGFLLPYFIMILSYLLMLRFLCRHKLNGVNPRRQAHVSKSVAVVVLSFCTCWFPYNVLTLWSSLIQLDLTEISPSYYFVQTYLFPLANCLAFTSSCLNPVIYCLIRREYRKALRSLVLKSSLAIASKDCLSAVKSNEGQNRDGQLGIPLNNMESQTAQSYTKRSALPSTTLSLAPSPKSLCPLNELT; encoded by the coding sequence ATGTCTGAGGCTGACTTCCAGAGACTTGAGCTGTTTAACACGACCCTGTGCAGATATCGTGAGGACCCGTCCTGTAACCATTCCCACCTGAACTTCCATGACACCAGCATGGTATACGATCTGGACTTCCCTGGCGATGGCTCCCCCTGGCTGCGCATCATCATCTCTGTGGTTTACTGCACCGTGGCCATCATCGGACTGCTGGGCAACCTCCTGGTGCTGCACCTTCTCTGCTCCACCCGGACCATCTTCAAGAGTACCATCAACTTCTTTGTGTTCAACCTGGCCCTGGCTGACTTGCTGCTCTCCCTGGTGCTGTCGTTCTGGGCAGTAGACATCGCCCTGGACTACAGCTGGCCTTTTGGTTTGACCATGTGCAAGGCCGTGTCCCTCCTGACAGGACTCAACGTCTACGCCAGTTGCTTCTTCCTGACCGCCATGAGCTTGACCCGCTACTGTTCGGTGGCTACAGCGCTCAAGCCCGCTGCACCACTCGGCCGCAAGCTTTGTGATTCCCGGGTGACCACCGCACTTATATGGGCCGGGGCACTGGTGTTTGCTTTACCGCGAGCCCTGTTCGCCGATCTCAACAGAGTAGGCATGTCCAGTGACACTGCATGCCTGCTCAGATTCCCTAAAGGTACGAATTGGCTGGCTGTCAACCAACTCCTGAGGCTTCTGTTTGGCTTCCTGTTGCCCTACTTCATCATGATCCTCTCCTACCTACTCATGCTGCGATTCCTCTGCCGGCACAAGCTGAACGGGGTCAACCCACGGCGACAGGCTCATGTCTCCAAATCCGTGGCAGTTGTGGTGCTTTCCTTCTGTACCTGCTGGTTCCCGTATAATGTGCTAACTCTCTGGAGTTCCCTGATCCAACTGGACCTCACAGAAATCAGTCCCTCCTACTACTTTGTCCAGACCTACCTCTTCCCCCTGGCAAACTGCCTGGCCTTTACAAGTAGCTGCCTCAACCCTGTCATCTACTGCCTCATTCGCAGGGAGTACCGCAAGGCCCTGCGTAGCCTGGTCTTGAAGTCAAGTCTGGCAATTGCTTCCAAGGACTGCCTCTCAGCAGTCAAGTCCAATGAGGGCCAGAACCGCGACGGGCAGCTGGGCATCCCGCTCAACAACATGGAGAGCCAAACGGCCCAGTCTTACACCAAGAGGTCAGCACTGCCTTCTACCACTCTATCGCTGGCTCCCAGTCCCAAGAGCCTCTGTCCTCTCAATGAGCTCACCTGA